The DNA segment cacatcataggtcaaataatcatccaactgaaccgtgctgaagtccaaaacatgatatGGGTCCCTAAcatacttttggagcatagaaacatgaaataccgggtgcacactcgacaagctaggtggcaaagcaagcatataagccacctccccaattctcctaagtacctcaaaaggcccaatgaaccgcggactcaacttccctttctttccaaatgtcataacacctttcatgggcgaaaccttcagcaagaccttctcgccaaccatataagacacatcTCGAAACTTCTAGTCCGCATAACTTTTCTGAcgcgactgtgctgtacgaagtctctcctgaatcaacttcaccttctctaaggcatcctaaaccaaatctgtccccaatagcctagcctcgccgtgctcgaaccaaccaactggagatctacatcatCTCCAatacaaggcctcatacggtgccatctgaatgctggactgacagctgttgttgtaggcaaactccgcaagcgaaaaaaactcatcccaagaacctccaaaatcaataacataggcacgcaacatgtcctctaaaatctaaatagtacgctcggactgtctgtctgtctgaggatgaaatgttgtgctcaactccacctgagtacccaactctcgctgaaaagtcctccaaaagtgggaagtaaactgagtacctctatttgagaTAATAGacactggaacaccatgcaatcgaacaatctcccggatgaaGATCTCTGTcagccgctctgaagaataggtagtacacaccggaatgaagtgcgcggacttggtcagccgatccacaatcacccaaatcgaaTCGAACTTATTCACAATCCAAGGTtgaccactcacaaaatccatagtgactctctcccacttccactcgggaataatcatctgctaaagcaagccacccggtctctgatgctcatatttcacctgctgacagttaagacatcgagctacataacccacaatatctttcttcattctcctccactaatagtgctgcctcaaatcctggtacatcttcgcagcacctgaatgaatagaataccgcgagctgtgagCCTCCTCCAGGATCAACTccctaagcccatccacattgggcacacagatccggccctgcatcctcaatacaccatcatcacctatggtcacatctctggcatcatcatgctgaactttgtccttaaggacaagcaagtgcggatcatcatatgggcgctctctgatgcgatcatataaagaagatcgagaaaccacgcaagccaacacccgactggactccgaaatatctaatctcacaaaccgattggccaaggcctgaacatcaactgcaaggggcctctccccaactggaatgtacgccaaactccccatactgactgcctttcggctcaaagcatcggccactacattggcctttcccggatgatacagaatGGTAATATcaaaatccttaagcaactctagccatctccgctgcctcaaattaagatccttttgcttgaacaaatgctgaagactgtgatgatcagtgaatacctcacaagatacgccatataagtagtgcctccaaatcttcaaagcatgaactatggcagccaactctaagtcatgaacatggtagttcttctaatggggcttcaactgacgagaagcataagcaatcactctaccctcctgcatcaacacacaaccaatcccaactctcgaagcatcacaatagacggtataagaacctgaagctgatggcaacactaacactggagctgtggtcaaagctgccTTGAGCTTATAGaagctctcctcgcactcgtccgaccatacaaatggagcacccttatgAGTCCACTTGGTCAAGGTCGAggcaatagatgaaaaaccctgaacaaaccggcgataataacccgccaaaccaaggaagctacgaatctctatggctgaggacggtctcagccaactctgaactacctctatcttcttcggatcaactttcataccctcgctggacaccacgtgccccaagaaagacactgaactgagccaaaactcacacttggagaacttcacaaaaagcttctcctccctcaatctctgcaataaaactcgcaaatgctccgcgtgctcctcctggctacgcgagtacacgagaatatcatcaatgaatactataacaaacgaatccagataaggccgaaatacactattcatcaaatgcatgaacgctgctggggcattggtcagcccgaaagacatgacgagaaactcatagtgaccatatctagtcctgaaagcaatcttaagaatatctgaatccctgatcttcaactagtgataacccaaacggagatcaatcttggagaacaccctcgctccctaaaaccggtcaaataaatcatcaatacgaggaaatggatacttgttcttcactattaccttgttcaattgcctgtaatcaatggACATTCTCAttgttccatccttcttcttcacaaatagaaccgacgcaccccacagtgacacactaggccgaatgaaccccttatctaggagttcctgaagctgatccttcaactctttcaactccgctggtgccatacaatatggtggaatggaaatgggctgagtgcccggcaccaggtcaataccaaaatcaatgtccatgtccggtggcatgcccggtaggtctgcaggagaaacatcgggaaactccctcacaactggaacagaatcaatgctaggagCCTCAGCCCCAACATCCCGCACAAAGGCTAAATAtgacagacaacccttcccaaccatacgctgggcctttaaGAAAGAAATCACTCTATTAGGGACATAAttagtcacaccacgccactcgatcctcgaAACACCGGACATAACCAaagtgactgtcttggcatggcAGTCTAGAATAgtatgacacggagataaccattccatgcccaaaataacatcaaagtccaccatactcaatagcaatagatcaactcgtgtttccagacccccaatagtcacaacacaaGACCGGTATACATGGtatacaataatagtatcgcccaccggggtagatacgtgaataggtaaagcaagacaCCACCGGGTCGTACCCAaatgatgagcaaaatatgaggacacataagaataggtggaactgggatcaaataagacagatgcatctctgtgacaaactgaaataatacctgtaatgacagcatcagaagcaatagcatcggtcCTGCTTGGAATAACATAAAAATGGGCTTGgacaccgcctgatcgacctccacctctggagCGACCCTTGGCTTCCTAACCTCCACCCCTTGCTGGCTGGACGGGTGCtgaagaaactggggtagaagacgagggctgacccctctgctgagataaactagcaatacgacgaggacattgcctccacacatgtccaaactctccacactcaaaaaaactcccaggtgctggagagtgggactaaagggaacccctcacaccggagtgactagctgatccacccggcatggaagaaccctgaacaaATGGGACACGTTATGAACTCTAAGCTAGAAGGGCGTTGAGTGAAGGCTGACCCTACTGGGACCCATGATAATCATGGCCTAAAGATGCCCCACGATGCTCAAGATGGGCCGACTGAGCGGGCCTGAAGGAACAACCTCTACTATGCTGGAACTGGCCTCTAGATGGAGCACCACTAAAACTGCCAaaacctcgaggcctcttggcctccctcttctctctATCCTGCCGGCGAGCCATCTCGATATCGCGAGCAATATTAACCACATCCTCAAATAAAATACCCAAatctctctctctagtcatcaaaaTACGGAGAtaatagttaaggccatccacaaacctcttgatcctctcacAATCTGTTGGAACCATCCAGGAGGCATGACAagccaacttagaaaacctctCCTCGTACTGAGACATAGTCATATCCCCCAGCCGaagccactcaaactgcctacgcagctcctctctgcgggactgcggaacatacttctccaagaagagagtggagaactcctgccaagtcaaGGGCACTGCACCAACTAGCCAACTCCTCTCATACGCCTTCCACCAAGTGAAGGAAGCCCCAgtgaactgaaaggtggtaaatgctacACCACTCGACTCCAAAATCCCTACGGTCCGAAGCATACGCTGACACTTGTCGAGAAAactctgggcatcctcgccctcagcgcCACTGAATGAaggaggctggagcctaccaaacctctcaagacgacgctgatCATCATCTGGCATATGGAACCACAAAGTCCTGAACTgttgcaaccggctgagctggaggtgctcCCGGTGTCTGcaatccctgcactacctgctcaggtgtgcgagcaacgggggtctgattgcctcccccgacctaTGAAGTAGCTGCTGTGGTAGTGGTTGAAACCGCctaagccaggccagtgcaaattgataatatctgagccaaggcctcctgaagacccggaatcataatGGGCACCGCTGGTGCATGAACAAGTGCTGCTGGAGTATCTacagctggagcctgatcctgggctggggcagctggtggatcaacaggtgcttccctcgctgctctgcctctaccacgaccacgatcGCGTCCACGACCTCTGGTGGCCTTAAtgggtggtactggtggtcgtctgcCTCGTCCTGTAGCGCGAGTTCTTGCCATCTGCGAGAGAGTAGAATACATGAGTTTAGTTATTggatcaacaaagtcgcacgacaagaatttcaagaatatgaagtttttcctaaaggttctgcagcctctcaaggttaaatacagacgtctccgtaccgatccacgagactcaactaaaccttctcatgactggagagacctatgtaacctaggctctaataccaacttgtcacgacccaactcccgaacccggttgtgatggcacctctcgtgaagacaaggccaaccaaacAGAATAGAACACTTCTTTTAATAGTTAATTAACATAAACAAGTCTAAAACATAATTAATATAGCCAAACTTTGCGGAAACAACGATAAAAATaaggaaaccatcccgacacagcccaaactggggAGCCACAAGTCATGAGATACTACAAAATTTTCTGTAAGTCTACAAAGTATGAAAGCCTATATAATAGTccgaagaaaacataaatgatagaggataggggagacaaggggctgcagacgtcaacagctacctcgtaactctaAATCACTGCCTGGTCTAGAAGGAATCAGTGCTCAGGTGTggactctgctatgcctgaatctacacacacggtgcagggagtaatgtgagtactccgacctagtgagtaataattataaataatggct comes from the Nicotiana sylvestris chromosome 4, ASM39365v2, whole genome shotgun sequence genome and includes:
- the LOC138889525 gene encoding uncharacterized protein, producing MPDDDQRRLERFGRLQPPSFSGAEGEDAQSFLDKCQRMLRTVGILESSGVAFTTFQFTGASFTWWKAYERSWLVGAVPLTWQEFSTLFLEKYVPQSRREELRRQFEWLRLGDMTMSQYEERFSKLACHASWMVPTDCERIKRFVDGLNYYLRILMTRERDLGILFEDVVNIARDIEMARRQDREKREAKRPRGFGSFSGAPSRGQFQHSRGCSFRPAQSAHLEHRGASLGHDYHGSQ